The Gossypium arboreum isolate Shixiya-1 chromosome 4, ASM2569848v2, whole genome shotgun sequence DNA segment AAGCTGAAGTTTCGGATACCACACTGATTCCACTTTACGGCAGGGGCAGCGTAACGAGCAAGGAGTCAAGACCAAAGGCTTCGCAATTCGGCATGGTCATACCGAAGAGACCTCCTGGTCCAACCTGTGGCGTCAGCACGATACAAGGATCCCCAGATACTACCGATAATCATGGATATTCATATCAACCTCAAGCCTACTTCCCTCAACAGGATAGTTATCCAGATTCACCGATGTTTAGTCCCCGTGGGACACCTATAAACGTACCTGATCCAGTTATCCGAATGTTCGGTGAAATGGTATACACGAGAGTGTTCGGGAACTCAGTTACCAACTTCTATACATACCCAAATTCGTACAATCTAGCAAGGAGTACTAGTCCTAGGATTAGAAGGCACGTAATGCAAGCCGATAAATCGCTCGGCAGAATAAGTTTTTTCCTATTCTGTTGCATATTCCTTTGCCTTCTTTTGTTCTGATCACCATCCTGGCTCCCACTTCCCATTTAGTAGAATCCTGTATAGCCAGATCGAATACATTCAAATACGAAAACCGTATGTATTACCGATACATACCGATATGCCGCAATATCATGTGTAAACTATAAGCCATGTTCTACCTCCAAAACCATTTCTTGCAGGATGTAGAGAGGTTTAatgtattgaaataatgaaattgtCCCATCTCTTTCATGTTTTCTATGGCATTAAAGTCTATGAAATGTACTTACAAAGATAAGATTAGATCATCATTTGGGATAGCATtacttcttttatatatatatatatatatatatatatatatatatatatataaatcctgTTTTAAGTCCACCTCTAAAAAAATGAATTTGAAGTGAGATGCTTATCTGTTGAGGTATTCTTCTTGGTTTAAAAAGCTCTCTCTACCCGACTACGggataatattttttatatacatGGACTATATTGAAGCTATTAAGGGTGTCACCATTTGAAAAAAATTGTGTAAATTTTTATCCTCTAATGTAAAATTTGGCATATTATATTTGGATTCTTTTTATTGAAAGAGATTGCTTCCTTTGGGATTCACGTTgtaagaatttttttaatttttattaaattattaattttatatattcatATCGTATTTATAGATAAAAATTATATTCGTGGTATGTTAAACGGTGTCTCTTCTCTCTCTTTCCCTTTCCATCCTTATCTTTATAAGCCTCTTTCCTATTTTTAACATTTCCCTTCTCAGTTTTGGTATTTTGGATTTCCTTTTTCTTGGTTGTAAAGGAAAATTTTGTTTTGTGGTGATTTTGATTAGGAAATTGAAAGACAAAGTCAGAAAATTATTATTGATTGTTAGTAGTTTTTTTAGCTGGTATCGAGGATTTTGGTTCGATTTGCAAGGTTATAAGGGGCATGGAAGTTAACAGTCACTCCGATGCTTTTATTCAGTGAAATATTTATGGTTATAGAGAGAGTAAAAGGTATCTATTTAGTGAAAAAGATAAAATGAAAGTGGAATATGTGGGTTGTTAATGAAtgaaatctaaaaactatgtggGTGGTTGAAATAATTTTCATTAGAAGAATAATAAAGAAAAGATGAATTTAAATATTTAGCTGAATCGAATTAATTTCCATCAAATTGATGGgttttcaatttaattaaaatttaaactatttCAACCTTCTTCTAATTTTGCACCGGATAATGACAATTGGAGCCATATGCTGGTGTTTGTGGAAAAAATTGCAATAATATCCTGTTCAACAATAATTATCAAAACGTTAATGCTATCCCTAGTCAAGCTCGTCGACTAGCTGGGAGATCACTAAAGACACCACACACATGAGAGAGATTGGGGACCGGAGTGTTCGAATTAGTAGAAATACTCCCTGGAAGAAACTAGAGATGGACTGGTACAAGGTTAATACAGATGGTGCAAGGGAGTTGGAGCTGGATTATGCGGCATCTAGTGGTGTTGTAAGGGATTAGTTTCGCACGCAAGATTGGTGTATGTTTGGTCATGGAAATGGGGAGCTTATCACAGAATACAACAAGCTTGGTGACTGGGAACAAGAAAGGTGATTTTTGAAATGGATAGTTTGAAGGCCATTCACTAATACATAAACCTATATATGATATCTCTTGGTTTGCAGTGGCCCGTGATGTGAAAATGCCAAtttataaataatgaaaaattaagGTTTAACACGTTAACAGAGAAGGTAATAGAGTTGTAGATGCATTGGTTAAGCAAGTTCTTGGTTGGAAGGTAAGATTTTATAGTTTCCTACATTCATATGATCATGTCTTGTTTTTTATTCATAATGACTTAGTTAAATATGACGAGAacaacataattttaatataatagatTAATTTACTTTATTTACCAAAAACAAATATGATAAAAACCAATGTTACTTGAAATAACTAAAAACATagaacaaatatttttaaaatactacaAGAAATTAGTACGCTGTAAATTGAAGTTGAAGGGACGAAGGGACAACTTAGAGCTTGAGGGGATAATATTTTTGAGCTCATAGGACACCTTATTTTGCCATGTTCATAGTTGATATAATGATGAGCATTTACCCATTTCTTTCAACTCCCAACCTCAACTTTCTCTTCCactaaatccaatttctttgaaGTCTTAAATCAATGTTAATAGCTTGTTCAAGTTcttcaataaaaaaaaaatagatttttaaatatTACGAGTTAATTAAGAAAGGAACGCATATATGATGGGAAAAGGAATAATTTAAATCCAAGTAGAAGGTTTTACAATTTCACTATTAGGTTTATAGTTTGAAATTACATATTGGGTTCCGGtgaatttttgaaataatttgtaTTATACGAGAATTTTGTAGGATTTTTTAATAATATGATGATTAGAAGTATAATCTAATAAATGAGTTATTACAAGAATCATGTAATAATGAAggaaatttaacaaataaattattaCAAACGAGTTATTGATCCATATAAAGGGAATGAATCCCACCCACTAAGAGGGGGTCGATAGAGATTGAAAAAATACAACTACTAACTTACACCAGCTTAATCGTATCAATTTATactccaaaaatattaaaaacaagcCTTGAAATACTTTAAAATAACCATACTAGAACGAATTAAAGATATTTGTAAGTTTTTGTCATCTGAATTCCAACAAAAATAATTCCAAATAATTGACaatgtttttatattaaaaaCTTAACGAATCAAAGCTAACAGCATAAAAgtcaaattaaaaacatttaacTCGCATATAtttcaaaatcaaattttgaatAAACTTGAATTTAAGATAAAATCAAATgtaaatcataacaaatatagTTGGAGCTTAATTGAATCATACGAGGGTgaataaaaatctaatttgatttgaaaaattcaataaaatatttaaattttaaattaaatagttcgagttaatCAAATTATCTGAATaaactcaaattaaaaaaatcaaaattttcaatttaacttaaacatgaattacacaattcgagttatttAATAAGAAAAAGTAAAACTACGTTATTTTGATAGTTTACTTTTCTAAAGGTAAAAgttaaaatcattaaattaaaagataaaactaaattgttttgataaatatttacccatcaataatattatatttcatcTACTAGTTTACAACATTGAAAATAGATAATAGAATTCGTTAACTCAACTTGACTTGACTaaaattttttgactcagatttgaaaaagttttaaattaagtTCAATTATTAAAATAAGATTCGTCAACTTAACTTATTCAAAATTTAAGTAAACTCAATTCAACTCAATCAAATGCTGACCCCAATCACAACAAAAATTCTAAATGAAATATTCGAGGATTGTAAAGGCTGAATTCGAAACCTTGATTTTCCCTCTTTTACTTACCAGGACATCATGGatactcatcaatggaaagaATTTATTCCCAAAAGAAAATTGTTTTCTATAGTTAAAAAATAttcttaagaaattttgatgaggATGTGGTATAGACATGATTTTTTTGGTAATCTGTCATACTCCGTTTATTGCCACATCATTTAACACTTGCAGATTTTAGCGATAATACAATTATTCCAACCCCCAGCCAACTAACTCCTCAACACAGTAGACTTGTATAAAAAACAAATCAATTGCCTCTCATTTAGTCCAATTATATggatattttatatgaaaataaaatgtaaGTTCAAATATCAAAATCAATACAGAATTTTGTAATAACCACCTAATTGATGATTAGTTCTCAAAACCTAACAATCAGGAACTAAAAATTGCATTTCATTTAAATCACAGAAACTAGTACAGTAAAGGAAGATACAAGATGAGCTAAAACTATGCTTCATAAAAAAGTCAAATATAGCATTGAGTCATTACAATGTACAAAAGGTACTTACATTCCAATGGAACAGAACATCCTATTCCACCCAACATCGAACATAAGATCAATTGCAGAATTCACCCAAGGTAACTTGTCCCTGATTCAAGCTTGTCGGCACTGTAGAAATGCAGCAATTTTAGAGGCATTACTTTCTCCTGCAACCAAGAAATGCCAAAGTTTCATAAATATAAGGTCTCCAAGTTTAGTTTTCcataaaaagcaaaaaaaaaaaaaaaaaaaaggaaatggtGAGCCAGTGCCAGAAAACCTGAATCATCTCTGCAGACTGAGAAGGAAAATGAAAGCCTGTTGAACAGTTCTCCAAAATTTCAGGGTTTTTCATCCATGCTCTACGAGCATCACTTACTTTAATCTTATATCTAAACATCTGAGAGGGAAATAAAAACCATGTTAAATCAACTTAGGTTTATGCAACAAACATATGCATAACTCAGTTCTACTCATTTTAAAAGAATTGAACCCCAAAATGTTTCTTTGTACAACAGTGGTTCAATGTTTTACAATCACATAATGTGTACCTGAGAAAGAGAGACATCGGGCTTCTCCAGCTCATCTCCCTCAACCTCAATACCGGTACCTTGGCACTCTGGGCAGAGTACAGAATTAATCAGGGTCCCTGTAGGTTTAGTCTCTCCATCCTTCCCCATCTTCTTGCATTTGGTTCGATTTTTCCTCCTAGATCTTCGTCTTGATTTAGGATTAACTGAATGGTTCTCAATCCTCTCAAGCTCACAAAGGAGAATCCAATGTATAAGGCATGAAGTATGAAATACGTGGAAAGCCTACATGTAAAAGAAAAAGATAAACCAAATAAGAGTTGAACTTGGAATATACACAAGTTAACAAGCTAATCAATGTTTCAAGCTGAGATAAAAGAAAAAGGTCATATTGAGTATTAACAAATATGATGCAACTTTAAGGTGCTCTGAATAACTAAGAACGAGATCCAGAGCCAGGTTGGGTACAGAATCATACCCCATTAACATTTCTACTACTGCAAACAAGTTTTCCGGTATTCAAGTTCATGAGGGTCGCTACATCTTTATCAGGAAGCATTTTTTGCCGACAGATATCACACATTCTTTCAGCAGCTATACGCTGTTGCCGCCTCAACTCTCTCCTTATAGTCCTACTTGAAATGAATCTTGTGAGCAGAAGCTGGTCATCATATCGATCTAATGCCAGTCTTGAAGAATCACCATTTGAAGCTGAAGAATCTTCCCCAGATGAATCATACTGATTACTTAAAGATCCACTTATATCCTCTGGGTCAGAAAATGACTTCTTCCTTTTCCTAATGGCAGCTTCACCATTACCCAATTCTGTTGTTGAACCAGATGTTAATAGTGATTTGACATCATCAAGCAATCCCTTTCTGCCTAGATCACAATTATAAGGAAAAGTAACAACAGCAAATTCATGCTTTGGAACCTTGAACCTATCATCATTTATAGGAGCTTCTTTCCCTAGCCATTCACACCATATTCTGCTAATACCATTTGAGATTCCATCATTCTCACAGAATCTCGCTGCAATTCTCCCAAAACCAGTAAAACTCACTTTCAAATCAGAAATTTTATCCTTGATTAGCACACCTGGTATCACCAGATCAGATTCCCCTGCTCTACCATTCACTTCCTTGTTACAGGAACTAGCTTGACAACCAACATATTCAACTATAGCAAGATTGTTATCACTGTTTTGAAACTCCAACAACCTATTTGGGCTATCATTTACAACTTCCAACTGTTTCTCTTCTCCATTCGTGGTACCAAAGAACAGGACACCATCATTGAAAGGCCATGGATTAGATCCTAACAATGTAACCTTAGCAGCAGCTAACCTTTCAGTGTGAAGGCTCCCCTTCAAATGGTCAAGCAACACCGAATCACTATAACATGGTGCAAGACACAAAGTGCAGAAGAATATGAATCGCTTTCCATCCTCACGAAGCTCTACATAAGTATGCCCTTGTGATCTTACATTGTTAAGAGTGGTTTTTGCTAATTGTTCTTTTAAACTACAACCACCTGTCTTTTGAAATCCTAATTCCCTCCTTTCAGCCATTCAATTTTTTCTAACCCTAAACAATATGATTGAAACCCTAACCCAAGTAAACTCACAATTCCAGAGAAACTAAGTTCAAATTCAGtaattttcttttctccttttaaGTTTTTACAGACATGTAAAAATCCTAAGAGAATCAAATTTCATAACGACAAGGCCACCAACTACAAATCTCTAAGTTTCTTCAACTTCTTCCACACATGAAAGCTTAAACATATTCAGCAATTCCACATGAAACCCTAACCAAAGTATCGGTAATTCCAGAAATCTCTAGAAATTCAATTCACAGATCCTTTCAAAACTAAAATTCTAAATTCTCACAGAATTTACCAGTAAACAAGAGATTTCTACTTCAATTCTCCAAATTTCCAGGTTTCAAGCAaagaaatataccaaacaacaAATTTCTCACAAAGAACACGAAAAAttgaaagacaaaaaaaaaaaaaaacacttcaaCAAACTCCAACTAAAGATATTCGCGGAGAACTAGGTATAGGATTCTTAGCAAACCGTCGTGTTCTAACAGCGGAAGAGAAAGCCTCGAAAGCCATGGAGcaaataggatgcaaggtgctcGAACGCGAATCCTCCATAGCCATCTCCATTTCTCAGAGCGGCAAAGAGATGGAATAACAGTTAAATGAGACTGTTTGGATAacgagaaaattaaaaaaaataaaaaagaaaaggaatgGAGATTACAAAAGAAAACAAGAGAAAAATGAGCGAAAACTGAAACTTGAAAAAAGATTTTTTGAATTTAGATTAGTTTATTGAGGGTTTCGACTTTCGAGCAGCCCAGATTCAGTTTCGTGTAATAAATGGATAAAATCAAAATTATAGTGTACGTAAAGGAAGATATGTGTAAAATGTTGCCAATACTTATTGACCGTTGGATGATTGCCGTACGAGTTGTTGATTGTGATAAACGGTCTACGGTTTAGGTTTTGAAATTATTGAAATTAAACGGATTAGTACTTAGATGTGAATTTTCGGATAATCGGATACCGCGAAAGGAGTAAAGATTAGgacaacattattattattattattattattattattattattattttaaaaattggttataatttcattttgttaattttaattagaaaaagacaGTTGGAATGGGTGGTCAATATAAGTATCCTGGGAAATAAATAAAGGAAACTACGTGTCCTCACATTAGTTAGTATATAAACAATTCCTTAAATTATGCTATCAGTCCTTGTACTAtgcataaattattaatttagtctctatacttatTTGATCATTTTTAAGCTTTGTATTTTTTAATCTTGTTGAGTGTTTTTCTCTATCTCCCTCAAGTAGTGGtatttgtatatttatatgatatgagtACTATTTCTTGACATGACATGATACATAAGTTTCATGCATATAGACATGTATCATTCTCTAAACTTAACGCGTGTTTGTATGATCTTATGCATGTGTAACCTCGCAGGAGAGCGAGCTTAGCCTATGAGCTCATTAGGATCCGGCCCAAAACTCGAGATTCGACCCAAACCCATTCAGGTTCTGGGTCAGTGATGGTAATTATCCTAACAAATACATTTGAAATTTTAATCGTGACAAATAGTAATTGTTAAATTCTTTAAGTTTAGCTATTTTGAAAATCTAATGCAGCGGATATATTTTCACATGTGTAATATCCTGTCGGCTTCCTATTCtacatattattaaaaaaatcaaactaatgaatttaacgaCTATTGTTTGCGTCAagctttaaattttgaatttcaaaaagTATGGAGACTAAAAACGATCCAATTAACCCTTAAAAAAAAGAATGGTCCAATTAAAAAAATGAACTAAATCTTCAACTTAATGCATAGTACATgactaatagcataatttaactaaaatgatttaattactacTATTTAAGTTAATACTAAAATTTCAATGTTTTAAAAATACATGAACTAAATTTGatcaatttgaaaaatataaagactTAACCCATGACTTGTACATAATAAAGGgattaataacataatttaacctaaattacTCTTTATGATTATGTTATCTAAAGTATGAACACTATAGTTATTTGTTTGACACTATAGAATTGAGGTTAATTTATTAGGTTGATTGTTGAATTCAATACCGTTGGATTTGGATAAATATTTAATTCGAGTTAATTTAATTTCACTCGaattaaaattacatattaaaattattatttaaatttaataaaatataaaaattaatattttggattcttaaatagtaaaataaataatttaatttttggaataaaaTTTAATCCCATTTAACAaatgaataatttaattttataattttataattttataattgcaCATGGATTAGCTAGGGGAatggtataattattttatatttttaaaaaatattaatattttaattcaataCATTTTAGTCCATTAGtcaaatgattttttaaatttatcaatttattcaccaaattttttttcttaatttttgctTTTAAAACGACT contains these protein-coding regions:
- the LOC108460711 gene encoding uncharacterized protein LOC108460711 codes for the protein MAERRELGFQKTGGCSLKEQLAKTTLNNVRSQGHTYVELREDGKRFIFFCTLCLAPCYSDSVLLDHLKGSLHTERLAAAKVTLLGSNPWPFNDGVLFFGTTNGEEKQLEVVNDSPNRLLEFQNSDNNLAIVEYVGCQASSCNKEVNGRAGESDLVIPGVLIKDKISDLKVSFTGFGRIAARFCENDGISNGISRIWCEWLGKEAPINDDRFKVPKHEFAVVTFPYNCDLGRKGLLDDVKSLLTSGSTTELGNGEAAIRKRKKSFSDPEDISGSLSNQYDSSGEDSSASNGDSSRLALDRYDDQLLLTRFISSRTIRRELRRQQRIAAERMCDICRQKMLPDKDVATLMNLNTGKLVCSSRNVNGAFHVFHTSCLIHWILLCELERIENHSVNPKSRRRSRRKNRTKCKKMGKDGETKPTGTLINSVLCPECQGTGIEVEGDELEKPDVSLSQMFRYKIKVSDARRAWMKNPEILENCSTGFHFPSQSAEMIQEKVMPLKLLHFYSADKLESGTSYLG
- the LOC108458275 gene encoding E3 ubiquitin-protein ligase RMA1H1-like; the encoded protein is MIIEQYMESKICLQEWMDSPGSVSVSDDNPSRSFDCNICLDSVQDPVVTFCGHLFCWPCIYKWLSTRNQGQKQHICPVCKAEVSDTTLIPLYGRGSVTSKESRPKASQFGMVIPKRPPGPTCGVSTIQGSPDTTDNHGYSYQPQAYFPQQDSYPDSPMFSPRGTPINVPDPVIRMFGEMVYTRVFGNSVTNFYTYPNSYNLARSTSPRIRRHVMQADKSLGRISFFLFCCIFLCLLLF